One Nostoc punctiforme PCC 73102 DNA window includes the following coding sequences:
- a CDS encoding Rpn family recombination-promoting nuclease/putative transposase translates to MKTDSIFYRLFQELPEIFFELIGNPPQTAEGYKFSSIEIKQTTFRIDGVFLPTQGQENPIYFVEVQFQTDAEIYSRLISEICLYLRQNKPKNSWRGVVIYPNRSLDIADINNYSEFFTSNRVTRIYLNELGETASLPVGIATMKLVVDEEETAITSARQLIERTQQEINIEPQRRQLLELIETILVYKFPRMSREEIEGMFGLSDLKQTRVYQEGKQEGKQEGKQEGKQEGAREEKFRMIPLLLRLGLSFEEMAKELGLSLEEIQQEIQKQPPSQDT, encoded by the coding sequence GTGAAAACTGACAGTATTTTTTACCGCCTTTTTCAAGAACTCCCTGAGATATTTTTTGAATTAATTGGTAATCCACCCCAAACGGCAGAGGGTTATAAATTCTCCTCAATTGAAATCAAGCAAACAACATTCCGTATAGATGGTGTTTTTCTCCCAACACAAGGGCAAGAAAATCCGATTTATTTTGTTGAAGTCCAGTTTCAAACCGACGCAGAAATTTATTCGCGCCTAATTTCAGAAATTTGTTTATATTTACGTCAAAATAAACCTAAAAATTCTTGGCGAGGAGTAGTTATCTATCCCAATCGCAGTCTAGATATAGCAGATATCAATAATTACAGCGAATTTTTCACTAGCAATCGTGTTACTCGTATTTATCTTAACGAATTGGGCGAAACTGCATCGCTGCCAGTCGGAATTGCTACTATGAAACTAGTGGTCGATGAAGAGGAAACAGCAATTACGTCTGCTAGGCAGCTAATAGAGAGAACTCAGCAAGAAATCAACATTGAACCACAACGGCGGCAGTTACTAGAATTAATAGAGACAATTTTGGTTTATAAGTTTCCAAGAATGAGTCGAGAGGAGATTGAAGGTATGTTTGGGCTAAGTGATTTGAAACAAACACGAGTTTATCAAGAAGGAAAGCAAGAGGGTAAACAAGAAGGCAAGCAAGAGGGTAAACAAGAAGGAGCGCGTGAAGAAAAGTTTAGAATGATACCTTTGTTGTTGAGATTGGGATTGAGTTTTGAAGAAATGGCAAAAGAGTTAGGTTTGAGTTTAGAGGAGATTCAGCAAGAAATACAAAAACAGCCTCCAAGTCAGGATACCTAA
- a CDS encoding TetR family transcriptional regulator — protein MSSHLVSTRQRLIQAALELFSAQGVSATTTRQIAEKAEVNEVTLFRNFGNKHGLLLAVLEESAAFKDLGESLVRRATPPGNVYQALKDYASDSLHALERVPEFVRSVVGEADQFPAENRRALGRGVTEANHYVAQYLATVIQQGHLNTYLPAEKLASLLNGMILGYAVIEFTSEFHELWEDRNDFLENLVELFLHGAMSSSAESAINCLQGGFTTTEVADLPASLVHEILQQARKSGTRDHALAYVLFGAGLSATEIISLERSHQIYDTQGHFLQITIPGFVRQVPVNQWILGKRYGSFTNNPLIKWLKSRKDAQTAMFLNETGKPMTESELETRWQVWSEGLLTPQGQTPAIAQAQQTWRVEMLMRGITLENLIILTGCDRIQLQPYVRRAKEKAALEQATRLDHKPG, from the coding sequence ATGTCGTCTCACCTCGTTTCTACTCGTCAACGCTTGATTCAAGCTGCACTTGAGTTGTTTTCTGCTCAGGGAGTTAGCGCTACCACAACCCGCCAAATTGCTGAAAAAGCCGAAGTCAACGAAGTGACTCTATTTCGGAATTTTGGCAATAAGCATGGACTGCTTTTAGCTGTGCTGGAAGAGTCGGCAGCCTTTAAGGATTTAGGTGAATCGCTGGTGCGGCGGGCAACGCCTCCCGGCAATGTGTACCAAGCTCTGAAAGATTATGCAAGTGATAGCTTGCACGCATTAGAACGAGTGCCAGAGTTTGTCAGGTCTGTGGTAGGTGAAGCCGACCAATTCCCGGCAGAAAATCGCCGCGCACTAGGCAGGGGAGTCACAGAGGCAAACCATTATGTAGCTCAGTATTTAGCTACTGTAATCCAGCAAGGGCACCTAAATACTTATTTACCAGCAGAAAAATTAGCCAGTTTGCTAAATGGGATGATCTTGGGATATGCCGTAATTGAGTTCACCAGCGAATTTCACGAACTTTGGGAGGATCGGAATGATTTTCTCGAAAATTTGGTGGAGTTGTTTTTACATGGAGCTATGTCATCCTCAGCAGAATCAGCAATAAACTGCTTACAAGGAGGATTCACCACCACAGAAGTAGCTGATTTACCAGCTAGTTTAGTTCACGAAATTTTACAACAAGCCAGGAAATCGGGAACCCGAGATCACGCGTTGGCTTATGTGTTATTCGGAGCTGGGTTATCCGCCACAGAAATAATTAGCTTGGAGCGATCGCACCAAATCTACGATACTCAAGGGCACTTCCTGCAAATCACAATCCCCGGATTTGTCCGTCAAGTGCCTGTGAATCAGTGGATTTTGGGCAAACGCTACGGTTCTTTTACTAATAATCCTTTAATTAAATGGCTGAAAAGTCGTAAAGATGCTCAAACAGCCATGTTTTTGAATGAAACAGGTAAACCCATGACAGAATCAGAGCTTGAGACACGTTGGCAAGTATGGAGTGAGGGATTACTAACTCCCCAAGGACAAACGCCAGCGATCGCTCAGGCTCAACAAACTTGGCGCGTAGAAATGTTGATGCGGGGAATCACCTTGGAAAACCTGATTATATTAACAGGTTGCGATCGCATTCAATTACAACCTTATGTCCGCCGAGCCAAAGAAAAAGCTGCCCTAGAGCAAGCCACTCGTTTGGATCACAAGCCAGGATAG
- a CDS encoding acyl-CoA desaturase, producing the protein MTANFGAFAKSVGEAIAPERGKSPQLSWTNVVFFTTFHALALMSPWFFSWSALGLLVFLHWLFGSIGICLGYHRLLSHKSFQVPKWLEYAIALIGALALQGGPIFWVGGHRQHHAHTEDINLDPYSAQRGFWWSHILWIFYPRPEFFDYDTYKKYAPDLARQPFYCWLDRYFLLLQIPFALLLYGLGGWPFVFYGVFLRCVLLWHSTWFVNSASHLWGYRTFDANDGARNLWWVSLVTYGEGWHNNHHTYPHMAKSGLSWWEIDVTWWSILVLQTLGLAKKVVSRPPQGATHG; encoded by the coding sequence ATGACCGCAAATTTTGGGGCGTTCGCTAAAAGCGTTGGCGAAGCCATCGCCCCTGAGAGAGGCAAATCACCTCAACTCAGTTGGACAAACGTAGTTTTTTTTACTACGTTTCATGCCTTAGCACTTATGTCTCCTTGGTTTTTCTCCTGGTCAGCATTAGGTTTGCTAGTGTTTCTCCACTGGTTATTCGGGAGCATTGGTATTTGCCTGGGATATCATAGACTACTGAGCCATAAGAGTTTCCAAGTTCCCAAGTGGTTAGAGTATGCGATCGCCCTAATTGGAGCGCTGGCTTTGCAAGGTGGGCCAATTTTTTGGGTAGGTGGACACCGCCAGCATCACGCCCACACGGAAGATATTAATTTAGACCCCTACTCTGCTCAAAGAGGGTTTTGGTGGAGTCATATATTATGGATTTTCTACCCACGCCCAGAATTTTTTGACTATGACACCTATAAAAAATATGCCCCTGATTTAGCAAGACAACCCTTTTATTGTTGGCTGGATCGCTACTTTTTGCTATTGCAAATACCCTTCGCACTACTCCTATATGGATTAGGAGGATGGCCTTTTGTGTTCTACGGAGTATTTCTCAGATGTGTCTTGCTTTGGCACTCAACCTGGTTTGTAAACTCAGCATCACACCTGTGGGGTTATCGCACGTTTGATGCTAACGATGGCGCTCGTAATCTTTGGTGGGTATCCCTCGTTACTTATGGAGAAGGATGGCACAACAACCATCATACTTATCCCCACATGGCAAAATCCGGGTTGTCTTGGTGGGAGATTGATGTTACTTGGTGGAGCATCCTAGTTTTGCAGACTTTGGGTTTAGCCAAAAAAGTTGTCTCACGTCCTCCTCAAGGTGCAACTCACGGCTAA